One window of Flavobacterium ammonificans genomic DNA carries:
- a CDS encoding thioredoxin family protein, translating to MKKILLLSLLLFFKISFSQNWKSSFEEAKSQALAENKNIVLVFSGSDWCAPCIKLDKAVWQSEEFKKESESNWVIYKADFPKKKANQLSPTLTESNKLLASKYNTSGNFPLVVLLDKNGTVLGIEGYKNYSASNYIKLIHSFEK from the coding sequence ATGAAAAAAATCCTCTTACTTTCCCTTTTATTATTTTTCAAAATAAGTTTTTCGCAAAATTGGAAAAGTTCTTTTGAGGAAGCGAAGTCTCAAGCATTAGCTGAAAACAAAAATATAGTTTTGGTTTTTTCTGGATCAGATTGGTGCGCTCCTTGTATCAAATTAGATAAAGCCGTTTGGCAATCTGAAGAGTTCAAAAAAGAATCCGAATCGAATTGGGTAATTTACAAAGCTGATTTTCCAAAGAAAAAAGCAAACCAATTAAGCCCTACATTAACTGAGTCAAATAAACTATTAGCAAGTAAATACAATACTTCGGGTAATTTCCCTTTAGTGGTTTTATTAGATAAAAACGGAACTGTTTTAGGTATTGAAGGATATAAGAATTATTCCGCCTCTAATTATATTAAATTAATTCATTCATTCGAAAAATAA
- a CDS encoding FAD:protein FMN transferase has translation MKFNIAIALLIISLNSFGQTEYKRKVSMLGSPFEITVVAKDTIEGKQFADLAITEVKRIENLISDWIPTTQISLVNKNAGVQAIKVDSEVFELVERAIKISQLTDGAFDISYASMDKIWKFDGSMKEMPSEEAIKKSVSKIGFKNILLNKQDQTIFLKNEGMKLGLGGIGQGYIADKVKDKLLSNGCKSGIVNVSGDINAWGKQSNQKPWTVGIVNPMNKNKVFATFPLENSSVETSGNYEKYVLFNGIRYSHIIDPRTGYPATGIVSVSVFSKQTEIADALATGIFVLGVEVGLNLVNQLKGIECIIVDDKGKIHSSKGIDIKKYK, from the coding sequence ATGAAATTTAACATCGCAATTGCCTTACTAATTATCAGTCTAAATTCTTTTGGACAAACAGAATACAAACGTAAAGTTTCCATGTTAGGAAGTCCGTTTGAAATTACTGTTGTAGCCAAAGACACAATAGAAGGGAAGCAGTTTGCAGATTTAGCAATCACAGAGGTTAAACGTATAGAAAATTTAATTTCTGATTGGATTCCAACAACCCAAATTTCATTAGTTAATAAAAATGCTGGTGTTCAAGCCATAAAAGTAGATTCCGAAGTATTTGAATTAGTTGAAAGAGCCATAAAAATTTCACAATTAACTGATGGTGCTTTTGACATTTCGTATGCCTCTATGGATAAAATTTGGAAATTCGATGGTAGCATGAAAGAAATGCCTTCAGAAGAGGCAATAAAAAAATCAGTGTCGAAAATTGGCTTTAAGAACATTCTTTTAAATAAGCAAGATCAAACTATTTTCTTAAAAAACGAAGGAATGAAATTAGGACTTGGTGGGATAGGCCAAGGCTATATTGCTGATAAAGTTAAAGATAAGTTACTCTCTAACGGTTGTAAGTCTGGAATAGTTAATGTTTCTGGCGATATCAATGCGTGGGGTAAACAAAGCAATCAAAAACCTTGGACTGTCGGAATTGTAAATCCAATGAATAAGAACAAAGTATTTGCCACTTTCCCTTTAGAGAATAGTTCTGTAGAAACCTCTGGGAATTATGAGAAGTATGTTCTATTTAATGGGATACGATATTCTCATATTATTGATCCAAGAACTGGATATCCAGCTACAGGAATAGTAAGTGTATCGGTTTTTTCTAAACAAACTGAAATCGCTGATGCTTTAGCAACCGGAATTTTTGTTTTGGGGGTAGAAGTAGGTTTGAATCTAGTAAACCAATTAAAAGGGATCGAATGCATTATTGTTGATGATAAAGGCAAAATTCATTCTTCCAAAGGAATTGACATTAAAAAATATAAATAA
- a CDS encoding DUF4266 domain-containing protein, protein MLKKICLTLLVPFVLQSCTVVKEYEKEKINDIDMKIAARTSERYETTFQVYREAAAGANGGKSGGGCGCN, encoded by the coding sequence ATGTTAAAAAAAATCTGTTTAACCCTCTTAGTACCGTTTGTATTACAGTCATGTACTGTTGTTAAAGAATATGAAAAAGAAAAAATCAATGATATTGATATGAAAATAGCTGCGCGAACGTCGGAGCGATATGAAACTACGTTTCAGGTATATCGAGAAGCTGCTGCTGGAGCGAATGGCGGGAAATCTGGCGGTGGTTGTGGCTGTAATTAA
- a CDS encoding DUF3570 domain-containing protein: MKKYLIYSILFLSVTTFAQTQTATPTFKKRVLESTEVDFLASYYVQDGSRSAVSGGIGSEKLTDIASNITIAMPLNDDDVLTVDVGISAYSSASSSNINPFNSSGASGGNGDDDDDDDRNGYANTGVSPQPYGSPWQASSGASRSDQLVSVMANYSHSSDSRNFIWNADVSFSNEYDYTSVGFGGGVAALFNEKNTEISVKANAYLDQWRPIYPTELHEYSKYGTNLLSQGYFNGVTVYNENGVAATENYLPSNFKDLALTNRNSYSASFGFSQIVTKRLQLSLFFDVLQQQGLLSTPYHRVYFADKSNFYIGQSQFISSYENNANTGVFKLADDIERLPNNRFKLPVGARLNYYINEHFILRTYYRYYSDDWNIHAHTASIELPIKLSDKFTVFPTFRYYTQTESKFYAPYEKHLSSEQFYTSDPDLATFDTKQIGFGINYTDIFATSKIWQFGLKNIDFRFHQYDRSDRLKASIATIAFKFIMQ, translated from the coding sequence ATGAAAAAATATTTAATATATAGTATATTGTTCCTTTCGGTAACAACATTTGCTCAAACCCAAACCGCAACTCCTACATTCAAAAAAAGAGTTTTGGAAAGTACCGAAGTTGATTTTTTGGCAAGCTATTATGTTCAAGATGGTTCAAGATCAGCAGTTTCAGGCGGAATTGGTTCTGAGAAGTTAACCGACATTGCTTCAAATATTACTATTGCTATGCCACTCAATGATGATGACGTACTAACCGTAGATGTCGGAATTTCAGCCTATTCTTCAGCCTCCTCTAGTAATATTAATCCGTTTAATTCTTCTGGCGCATCAGGTGGAAACGGAGATGATGATGATGACGATGATAGAAATGGTTATGCTAATACAGGTGTTAGTCCACAGCCCTACGGAAGTCCTTGGCAAGCCTCATCAGGCGCTTCAAGAAGTGATCAACTAGTTTCAGTAATGGCCAATTACAGTCACAGCAGTGATTCAAGAAATTTTATATGGAATGCCGATGTTTCTTTCTCTAATGAGTATGATTATACCTCTGTCGGATTTGGTGGTGGAGTTGCCGCTCTTTTTAATGAAAAAAACACTGAAATTAGTGTAAAGGCTAATGCCTATTTAGACCAATGGCGACCTATTTACCCAACAGAGCTTCATGAATACTCCAAATACGGAACTAATTTATTATCACAAGGCTATTTTAATGGAGTAACTGTTTATAACGAAAATGGCGTGGCAGCTACTGAAAATTATTTACCAAGTAATTTTAAAGATTTGGCTTTAACCAATAGAAACTCTTATTCGGCCTCTTTTGGCTTTTCTCAAATAGTAACTAAACGTCTTCAGCTTTCATTGTTTTTTGATGTTTTACAACAGCAAGGATTATTATCGACTCCCTATCATCGGGTTTATTTTGCTGACAAGTCTAACTTTTACATTGGTCAATCTCAGTTTATTTCTAGCTATGAAAACAATGCCAATACTGGAGTATTTAAATTAGCAGATGACATTGAGCGATTGCCAAATAACCGATTCAAATTACCCGTTGGCGCACGTTTGAATTATTACATTAATGAGCATTTTATTTTAAGAACCTATTACAGGTATTATTCTGACGATTGGAATATTCACGCGCATACTGCAAGTATAGAGTTGCCTATCAAACTTTCAGATAAATTTACTGTATTTCCAACCTTTAGGTACTACACTCAAACAGAGTCAAAATTTTATGCGCCTTACGAAAAACATCTTTCTTCGGAACAATTTTATACTTCTGATCCAGATTTAGCTACCTTTGATACCAAGCAAATAGGTTTTGGAATCAATTACACCGATATTTTTGCCACATCAAAAATTTGGCAATTTGGACTAAAAAATATTGATTTTAGGTTTCATCAGTATGATCGTTCTGACCGACTTAAGGCTAGTATAGCTACAATTGCTTTTAAATTTATAATGCAATAA
- a CDS encoding response regulator transcription factor: MRILIVEDEIGIVQFLQQGLEEEGYTVTTASDGEQGLQLLFKEKFDLVLLDWMLPKMTGIEVCKTFRQHNTTTAVIFLTAKDTIQETIEGLRVGANDYIKKPFSFDELLERMKVHFRTLEKVETLHLGPVEINLSQHLVLVNKKEVSLTNREYDLLHYLVKNKGKVCTRTQIIEDVWDIHFDYDTGVIDVFMNSIRKKINFKKEEDYIKTIRGVGYIAND, from the coding sequence ATGAGAATTTTAATTGTTGAGGACGAAATTGGAATTGTTCAATTCTTACAACAAGGGTTGGAAGAAGAAGGATATACTGTTACAACAGCTTCCGATGGTGAACAAGGACTTCAACTTCTTTTTAAAGAAAAATTTGATTTAGTATTGCTAGATTGGATGCTACCAAAAATGACAGGTATAGAAGTATGTAAGACATTTAGACAACACAATACAACTACAGCAGTTATTTTTTTAACAGCTAAAGACACCATTCAAGAAACAATAGAAGGCCTAAGAGTTGGTGCGAATGACTATATCAAAAAACCGTTTAGCTTTGATGAATTGTTAGAGCGAATGAAAGTTCATTTTCGTACTTTAGAAAAAGTGGAGACTCTTCATTTAGGGCCAGTTGAAATTAATCTAAGTCAACATCTTGTGTTAGTTAATAAGAAAGAAGTAAGTTTAACTAATCGAGAGTATGATTTACTACATTACTTAGTTAAAAATAAAGGAAAAGTATGCACACGAACTCAAATAATTGAAGATGTTTGGGATATTCATTTTGATTATGACACAGGAGTTATTGATGTGTTTATGAATTCCATTCGAAAAAAAATTAACTTTAAAAAAGAAGAAGACTACATCAAAACCATTCGTGGTGTGGGGTACATTGCAAACGATTAA
- a CDS encoding sensor histidine kinase produces MMQLSFKNKIASLYIVTTALLIAFVFCVIYISVSYTMYSDINEDIEAESQKHLTEIAVSNNSFRLIHLEEWMEREHNTEDVNPVYVQFIDNKKNVVEKSPNLKRNLQFNSEIPFNTLFDYQLDGKAVRQIQLPIYEGKLIIGYLMVAMSLENTYLVQNNLLEVLTIAYPTILGILFLIARLIAGRSIKPINAIINTANEITKDNLKSRIPLPRTKDELFILSQTINDLLDRLETAIEREKQFTSDASHELRTPLTVIKGTLEVLIRKPRATKEYEEKINFCVAEVDRLNHLVDQLLLLARYENEKQSFKNEKVYLNGIIQDILVRKASLLKLKDIKIHLKMEEDYYCESDKQFVSIIITNLISNAIKYSNQSDAIEIHLNQRKQEIICSIIDNGIGISPADLEKVFQPFFRSKALNHPSIKGIGVGLSIVQRLCSLLSIGINLTSVENAGTKVELVFQESSN; encoded by the coding sequence ATGATGCAACTTTCCTTTAAAAATAAAATTGCCTCCCTTTACATAGTAACAACTGCACTATTAATTGCTTTTGTTTTTTGTGTTATTTATATTAGTGTAAGCTATACTATGTACAGTGATATCAATGAAGATATTGAAGCAGAATCTCAAAAACATCTGACAGAAATTGCTGTAAGTAATAATAGTTTTCGTCTCATCCATCTTGAAGAATGGATGGAAAGAGAACATAATACAGAGGATGTTAATCCTGTCTACGTACAATTTATCGACAATAAAAAGAATGTTGTTGAAAAATCTCCTAACCTCAAAAGAAATCTTCAATTTAATTCTGAAATTCCATTCAATACACTCTTTGATTATCAATTGGATGGAAAAGCTGTACGCCAAATACAATTACCAATTTATGAGGGGAAATTGATTATAGGTTACCTAATGGTAGCCATGTCTTTGGAAAACACCTATTTAGTTCAAAATAATTTGTTAGAAGTATTGACAATTGCCTATCCAACAATTTTAGGAATTCTATTTCTAATTGCGCGTTTGATTGCTGGACGAAGTATAAAGCCAATTAATGCTATAATCAATACTGCTAATGAAATTACAAAAGATAATTTAAAATCAAGAATTCCTTTACCGAGAACCAAAGATGAATTATTTATTCTATCCCAAACCATTAATGATTTATTAGATCGTTTAGAAACAGCTATAGAACGAGAAAAACAATTTACTTCAGATGCCTCGCATGAGTTAAGAACACCCCTAACGGTAATAAAAGGTACTTTAGAAGTTTTAATTAGGAAACCAAGAGCTACCAAAGAATATGAAGAAAAGATTAATTTTTGCGTTGCAGAAGTAGATCGATTAAATCATCTAGTAGATCAATTACTATTACTTGCGCGTTACGAAAATGAAAAGCAGTCATTCAAGAATGAGAAAGTATATTTAAATGGTATCATTCAAGATATTTTAGTTCGAAAGGCATCTTTACTTAAGTTAAAAGATATTAAAATTCATCTAAAAATGGAAGAGGACTATTATTGTGAATCAGACAAGCAATTTGTTTCAATAATAATCACCAATTTAATTTCTAATGCAATCAAATATTCTAACCAAAGTGATGCCATTGAAATTCATTTAAATCAAAGAAAACAAGAAATAATTTGTTCTATTATTGATAATGGAATTGGAATATCCCCAGCTGATTTAGAAAAAGTATTTCAACCTTTCTTTCGATCAAAAGCATTAAATCACCCAAGTATTAAAGGAATAGGCGTGGGATTATCCATAGTGCAACGATTATGTTCTCTTCTGTCCATTGGTATTAATTTAACGAGTGTTGAAAATGCGGGAACCAAAGTTGAATTAGTTTTTCAAGAATCGTCTAATTAA
- a CDS encoding CusA/CzcA family heavy metal efflux RND transporter: MLEKIIAFSLKNKLIILLFTLGVFSFGIYSVFQISIGAVPDVTNNQVQVITTSRNLSTQDIEQFITYPVEIEMANLPGVKEIRSISKFGLSVVTIVFEDDLGTYLPRQLIAEKIKSASEKIPAGFGTPEMGPITTGLGEIYQYTLEVKPEFKDNYSVTDLRTIQDWIVKRQLSGIKGVVEINTWGGFLKQYEIAIIPERLKAINISMTDVFVALEKNNSIAGGAYIEKVNQSYFIRAEGKVNSLEDIENIVVKNTNGIPVYIKNIAEVNFGHANRFGAITGNGEGEKVLGQVMMLKGGNSKQVITDVKNRVAEIQKTLPEGVYINGFLERSELVGKTTFTVAENLILGCLIVIFVVVLLLGNWRSGLVVASVIPLCLLFAISFMNIFGIDANLMSLGAIDFGIIIDGAVIIVEFIAFQIASKSASLVGLSKEKQQIEIDQITFKSASKMMNSAVFGQLIILIVFIPILSLSGIEGKMFKPMAMTFSFALLGAMLLCFTYVPVVASIFLKPKEENPNSFSHQLIHKFNSIYLHIITWSLSNTKKVLLGAVGLLLFSIVIFTRMGGEFIPTLDEGDFVIQPVLKTGTSLTKTIATTTKIEQIILKNFPEVNQVVSRIGAAEVPTDPMSMEESDIIVKLKPKSEWVSAESKDELADKIKTAIETQIPNMEIEFTQPIEMRFNELISGTRSDVAVKLFGEDLNILASKAHEIQNAIKNVEGASDIIIEKTEGLPQMLVQYDRSKIARYGLNIADLNDMIALSFAGKTVGNVFEGEKRFDMVVRLDKINRKDIEDLQYLYISTPNGQQIPLNELATIEYSQGPAKISRDNTNRRIVVGINVRNRDLQSVVTDIQNIVSSKIQLPAGYYIKYGGQFENLESAKTRLLIAVPIALFLIFILLHFAFGSIKEALMVYSAIPLSAVGGILFLWLRGLPFSISAGVGFIALFGIAVLNGIVLIEHFKELKHSGMKDMDQLILKGTTDRLRPVLLTAAAAALGFLPMAISTSAGAEVQRPLATVVIGGLVTATFLTLIVLPILFKVLDKKDFKKPQFKVNNKAIILFFLLSCSFLSAQNTSAERERIINLAIDNNKEIKAAQLQLDKAKAAIQSAYSFDKMNVYYSYDQNNLALNVLPLRVFGVQQRFDFPTVYGAKKKVLTSEYDKEKARYDLLKNKLNLAVSKVYEEIVFLQNQEKRYGYLDSLYQNFSKASNRRFELGETNYLEKITAQAKAGQIQTKKTQIEKDKIAQYELLKSLVQSDETILISNTNLTPIVDLANTSNTGFHSIYLEEVTKTYKNEISLQKSNWLPDINIDYFQGRNNGLSQSLYGFQLGVAIPILFTGTTSKIKVAELELQSWQQQKINEEQKMSSYLIQKKNELAKFQEAINYYQKHGKKLSDEIIKVANLSYKNGEIDFFQYIQSLENASSIQSDYLETVLQFNLTQLELNYPNF, translated from the coding sequence ATGCTCGAAAAAATTATAGCATTTAGTTTAAAAAACAAACTGATTATTCTACTCTTTACATTAGGAGTTTTTAGTTTTGGAATTTATTCTGTTTTCCAAATTTCGATTGGTGCAGTTCCTGATGTAACTAATAATCAAGTGCAAGTAATTACTACTTCTAGAAATCTTTCTACACAAGATATTGAACAGTTTATTACCTATCCAGTTGAAATCGAAATGGCTAATTTACCTGGCGTAAAAGAAATTAGGTCTATTTCTAAGTTTGGATTATCAGTGGTTACTATTGTTTTTGAAGATGATTTAGGAACCTATTTACCACGACAATTAATTGCTGAAAAAATTAAATCAGCTTCCGAAAAAATCCCTGCCGGTTTCGGCACCCCTGAAATGGGGCCAATAACCACTGGCTTAGGAGAAATTTACCAATATACTCTTGAAGTTAAACCCGAATTTAAAGATAATTATTCTGTTACCGATTTACGAACTATTCAAGATTGGATAGTTAAACGACAATTGTCTGGAATCAAAGGTGTAGTAGAAATCAATACTTGGGGTGGTTTTTTAAAACAATATGAAATCGCCATAATTCCAGAACGTTTAAAAGCGATTAATATAAGCATGACAGATGTTTTTGTGGCTTTGGAAAAAAACAATAGTATCGCTGGTGGAGCCTATATCGAAAAAGTAAATCAAAGTTATTTCATTCGAGCTGAAGGAAAAGTAAATTCACTTGAGGATATTGAAAATATTGTAGTTAAAAATACCAATGGTATTCCAGTTTACATTAAAAATATTGCTGAAGTTAATTTTGGACATGCAAATCGTTTCGGCGCTATCACAGGGAATGGTGAGGGTGAAAAGGTATTAGGACAAGTAATGATGTTAAAAGGTGGAAACTCTAAGCAAGTTATTACTGATGTCAAAAATCGGGTGGCTGAAATTCAAAAGACATTACCGGAAGGTGTTTATATCAATGGTTTCTTGGAACGAAGCGAATTGGTGGGTAAAACTACTTTCACAGTGGCAGAAAATTTAATTCTAGGTTGTTTAATTGTAATTTTTGTAGTGGTGCTATTATTGGGAAATTGGCGTTCGGGATTGGTAGTTGCATCTGTAATTCCATTATGCTTATTATTTGCTATTTCGTTCATGAATATTTTTGGAATTGATGCCAATTTGATGAGTTTAGGCGCTATAGATTTCGGAATTATTATTGATGGAGCGGTAATTATTGTAGAATTTATTGCATTCCAAATAGCAAGTAAATCGGCAAGTTTAGTTGGACTATCAAAAGAAAAACAACAAATAGAAATTGACCAAATCACTTTTAAAAGCGCATCTAAAATGATGAATTCGGCAGTTTTTGGACAGTTAATTATTTTGATCGTTTTTATACCTATTTTGTCTTTATCAGGAATTGAAGGTAAAATGTTCAAGCCTATGGCAATGACATTTAGCTTCGCTTTATTAGGTGCAATGCTTTTGTGTTTTACATACGTTCCTGTAGTGGCATCGATTTTTTTAAAGCCTAAAGAAGAAAATCCAAATTCGTTTTCTCATCAATTGATTCATAAATTCAATTCGATATATTTACATATTATTACTTGGTCTTTGAGTAATACTAAAAAAGTACTGTTGGGCGCTGTAGGACTTTTGTTATTTTCTATTGTAATTTTCACTAGAATGGGTGGCGAATTTATTCCGACACTAGACGAAGGCGATTTCGTAATTCAGCCTGTTTTAAAAACGGGAACTTCATTGACAAAAACTATTGCTACTACTACAAAGATTGAACAAATTATTTTGAAAAATTTCCCTGAAGTTAATCAAGTGGTGAGTAGGATTGGTGCTGCCGAAGTACCAACAGATCCAATGTCAATGGAAGAAAGCGATATTATTGTCAAATTAAAACCAAAATCAGAATGGGTTTCTGCCGAATCCAAAGATGAGTTAGCTGACAAAATCAAAACTGCAATTGAAACTCAAATTCCGAATATGGAAATTGAATTTACACAACCTATCGAAATGCGATTTAACGAATTGATTTCTGGAACACGTTCTGACGTAGCTGTGAAGTTATTCGGTGAAGATTTGAATATTTTGGCTAGTAAAGCTCATGAAATTCAAAATGCAATTAAAAATGTGGAAGGTGCTTCGGATATTATTATTGAAAAAACCGAAGGATTACCACAAATGTTAGTACAATATGATCGCTCAAAAATAGCTCGTTACGGATTAAATATTGCCGACTTAAACGACATGATAGCGCTTAGTTTTGCCGGTAAAACAGTCGGAAATGTATTTGAAGGCGAAAAACGATTTGACATGGTGGTGCGTTTAGATAAGATAAACCGAAAGGATATTGAAGACTTACAATATTTATACATTTCAACTCCAAACGGACAACAAATTCCGTTAAATGAATTAGCTACAATTGAGTATTCTCAAGGTCCTGCAAAAATTTCAAGAGACAATACCAATAGAAGAATTGTTGTTGGTATTAATGTAAGAAATAGAGATTTACAAAGTGTAGTTACTGATATTCAAAATATAGTTAGTTCAAAGATACAGCTACCTGCAGGTTATTATATAAAATATGGAGGGCAATTTGAAAACTTAGAATCTGCAAAAACCAGATTGCTAATTGCTGTTCCTATAGCTTTATTCTTAATTTTTATTCTATTGCATTTTGCTTTCGGTTCTATCAAAGAGGCGTTGATGGTGTATTCAGCAATTCCACTTTCTGCTGTAGGTGGTATTTTATTTCTATGGCTGCGTGGTTTACCGTTTAGTATTTCGGCAGGAGTTGGTTTTATTGCTCTTTTTGGAATTGCAGTGTTAAATGGAATTGTTTTAATTGAGCATTTTAAAGAACTTAAGCACAGCGGAATGAAAGATATGGATCAATTAATACTAAAAGGTACTACAGATCGTTTGCGACCTGTTTTGTTGACTGCCGCCGCTGCAGCTTTAGGATTTTTGCCAATGGCAATTTCAACCTCTGCCGGTGCTGAAGTACAAAGACCTTTGGCCACTGTCGTTATTGGAGGCCTAGTAACTGCAACATTTTTAACCTTAATTGTACTACCTATACTTTTTAAAGTTTTAGATAAAAAAGATTTTAAAAAGCCGCAATTTAAAGTGAATAACAAAGCAATCATTCTATTCTTTTTATTGAGTTGTTCATTTCTAAGTGCTCAAAATACAAGCGCCGAACGAGAACGAATTATCAATTTAGCAATCGATAATAATAAAGAAATTAAAGCGGCTCAATTGCAACTTGATAAAGCAAAAGCAGCTATTCAATCTGCCTATTCATTTGATAAAATGAATGTGTATTATAGTTATGATCAAAATAACTTAGCATTGAATGTATTACCACTTCGAGTTTTTGGAGTACAGCAACGTTTCGATTTTCCTACTGTTTATGGTGCCAAGAAAAAAGTGCTGACTTCAGAATACGACAAAGAAAAAGCGCGTTATGATTTACTGAAAAACAAACTAAATTTAGCGGTTTCAAAGGTTTACGAGGAAATTGTTTTCTTGCAAAATCAGGAGAAACGCTATGGCTATTTGGATAGTTTATATCAAAATTTTTCTAAAGCAAGTAATCGTCGTTTTGAGTTGGGAGAAACTAATTATTTAGAAAAAATAACGGCTCAAGCTAAAGCGGGACAAATTCAAACAAAGAAAACTCAAATTGAAAAAGATAAAATAGCCCAATATGAGCTTTTGAAATCTTTAGTACAATCAGATGAAACTATTCTAATTTCCAATACTAATTTAACTCCGATTGTAGATTTAGCAAATACTTCCAATACAGGTTTTCATTCTATTTATTTAGAAGAAGTTACTAAAACCTATAAAAATGAGATTTCATTACAAAAAAGTAATTGGTTACCTGATATTAACATTGACTATTTTCAAGGTAGAAATAATGGTTTATCGCAGTCGCTTTATGGTTTTCAATTAGGAGTTGCAATACCCATTTTATTTACAGGAACAACTTCAAAAATTAAAGTGGCTGAATTAGAATTACAAAGTTGGCAGCAGCAAAAAATAAATGAAGAGCAAAAAATGTCGAGCTATTTAATCCAAAAGAAAAATGAGTTGGCAAAATTCCAAGAAGCTATAAATTACTACCAAAAACATGGTAAGAAATTATCAGACGAAATAATTAAAGTGGCTAATTTGAGTTATAAAAATGGAGAAATTGATTTCTTCCAATACATTCAAAGTTTAGAAAATGCTTCTTCAATTCAGTCGGATTACTTAGAAACAGTACTGCAATTTAATTTGACTCAACTAGAATTAAACTACCCTAATTTTTAA
- a CDS encoding efflux RND transporter periplasmic adaptor subunit, translated as MKKILYILAVSSILLGCKEATKKEITPKDDGLIAITSAQFESIGIQIDSPKERAFDVNCKASGKIDVPPQNRAQVTTFIGGYVKSTRLLVGDKVRKGQTLITLESTEYLDIQKEYLEVAEQIKYLKSEFARQKTLFDEKISSQKNYLKAESEYRRAKGMYQSLREKLLLLNINPTHVEKGKLTSFVTISSPISGDIVVMNAAIGRYLAPSDVIMEIVDTQHLHLELAVFEKDILNVKVGQKIQFKVPEASKEIFPAEVHLVGKSIEGNERTINVHGHLDEKIKQKLLTGMFVEASITTSSKNGLALPFDAVISENNKNYVLLLESAKNNSYSFKKVAVKIGEKNSSFIEVIPNNLINSSSKIVVKGAFDIAN; from the coding sequence ATGAAAAAGATACTATATATATTAGCTGTTTCTTCCATTTTATTGGGGTGTAAAGAAGCTACAAAAAAAGAAATTACGCCCAAAGATGATGGGCTAATTGCGATTACATCGGCTCAATTTGAGTCGATAGGTATTCAAATAGACAGTCCAAAAGAGCGTGCATTTGATGTCAATTGTAAGGCATCGGGAAAAATTGATGTTCCACCACAAAATAGGGCACAAGTGACTACATTCATTGGAGGTTATGTGAAATCTACTCGACTATTAGTTGGAGATAAAGTTCGTAAAGGACAAACACTCATTACATTAGAAAGTACAGAATATTTAGACATTCAAAAGGAATATCTTGAAGTTGCTGAACAGATTAAGTATTTGAAATCCGAATTCGCCCGACAAAAAACATTGTTTGACGAAAAAATTAGTTCGCAAAAAAATTATTTAAAAGCAGAAAGTGAGTATCGAAGAGCAAAAGGAATGTATCAAAGTTTAAGAGAAAAACTGCTGCTTCTCAATATTAATCCGACGCATGTTGAAAAAGGGAAATTAACTTCATTTGTAACTATTTCGTCTCCAATTTCTGGAGATATTGTGGTTATGAATGCCGCTATTGGTAGGTATCTAGCACCATCGGACGTAATTATGGAAATTGTAGATACACAGCACTTACATTTGGAATTGGCGGTGTTTGAAAAAGACATATTAAATGTAAAAGTGGGACAGAAAATACAATTTAAGGTACCTGAAGCTTCCAAAGAAATATTCCCGGCCGAAGTACATTTAGTAGGTAAATCCATTGAAGGAAATGAAAGAACAATTAATGTTCATGGACATCTAGATGAGAAAATTAAACAAAAATTATTGACCGGTATGTTTGTTGAGGCTTCAATTACAACCAGTTCAAAAAACGGATTAGCACTACCTTTTGACGCTGTTATTAGTGAAAACAATAAAAATTATGTACTTTTATTAGAAAGCGCAAAAAACAATTCTTACAGTTTCAAAAAAGTAGCAGTTAAAATAGGAGAAAAGAATAGCTCTTTTATAGAAGTAATTCCGAACAATCTAATCAATTCTTCATCTAAAATTGTAGTAAAAGGCGCTTTTGATATTGCAAACTAA